Proteins encoded in a region of the Mucilaginibacter sabulilitoris genome:
- a CDS encoding helix-turn-helix domain-containing protein yields the protein MSNRNDQKETLTEFSMEKILKVPEGVVQEFKTPMTDREGHLKLVITDGMGIIDGTMITTGRTRPMEHFNNRPLVEMNFMLEGSISQTNEGLLKQYSFKKGYHNILFNPYSIERNCLEGAGTHRIFSAHIPPERMMSLFDSYVPELAPFAEKIAKGEPFVLHSPANGFSKHMKYFFDSFWDCPSPLSLRKLYFESKVMDLLCRQCEVLTGYEVKEAAISKTDLEKVYYAREILLNNLSYPPSLAELSRLCGLNEFKLKKYFKQVFDTSVFGLLQEERLQASKGLIYQGEKNISAIAYELGYAHPQHFQRAFKKRFGITPRELLK from the coding sequence GTGAGTAACCGGAATGATCAAAAAGAGACGCTGACTGAATTCAGCATGGAGAAAATCCTGAAAGTTCCGGAGGGGGTTGTTCAGGAGTTTAAAACACCCATGACTGATCGGGAAGGCCATTTGAAATTGGTAATTACGGATGGTATGGGCATAATTGATGGCACTATGATCACCACCGGGCGAACCAGGCCGATGGAGCATTTCAACAACAGGCCGCTTGTTGAAATGAATTTTATGCTGGAAGGTAGTATCAGCCAAACCAACGAAGGGCTGTTAAAACAATATAGTTTTAAAAAAGGATACCATAATATTTTGTTCAACCCGTATTCCATCGAAAGGAATTGCCTGGAAGGGGCGGGTACTCATCGCATATTCTCGGCACATATCCCTCCCGAAAGAATGATGAGCCTGTTTGACAGTTATGTTCCGGAACTGGCACCATTTGCCGAAAAAATAGCAAAAGGCGAACCCTTTGTACTGCATTCGCCTGCAAATGGGTTCAGTAAGCACATGAAATACTTTTTTGATTCATTTTGGGATTGTCCCTCGCCACTGAGCCTGCGTAAGCTGTATTTTGAATCTAAAGTAATGGACCTGCTTTGCCGGCAATGCGAGGTGCTTACCGGTTATGAGGTAAAGGAGGCAGCCATTTCTAAGACTGATCTTGAAAAAGTTTATTATGCCCGCGAGATATTGCTTAATAACCTGAGCTATCCGCCCTCATTGGCTGAGCTTTCGCGACTTTGCGGTTTAAATGAATTTAAACTAAAAAAGTACTTTAAGCAGGTGTTTGATACCAGTGTTTTCGGGCTTTTGCAGGAGGAGCGGCTTCAAGCGTCGAAAGGGCTTATTTACCAGGGAGAGAAAAATATTTCTGCCATTGCTTATGAGCTGGGCTACGCACATCCGCAGCATTTTCAGCGTGCTTTTAAAAAGCGTTTTGGCATAACACCCAGGGAGCTGCTTAAATAG
- a CDS encoding FAD-dependent monooxygenase: MELHKKVPVLIVGGGISGLTAALFLLKHGVTPLLVERHRSTSIHPRARGFDVRSMELYRELGLSEPIRKAGEALAPGWGILTGVSLAIALKNKKPRKGEAVSSPSEMKGLGQLKKLSPEMAARCTQDLSEPILLQAAEERGAETCFHTQLLSFTQNEDGVTAILRNRDTGEQQTIQADYMIAADGANSSIREVLKAETTGPGALGNLLNIYFEADLTDFVRGREFSLLRIDDAGIKGLLASINNSDRWVFHLHYDVTKGERPEDFTHERVITILQKVIGLPQISIRIVSILPWQPTVKVVTEMQHGRIFLAGDAAHVMTPYGGKGANTGVQDIHNLAWKLAAVIQGKANPALLHTYSTERQPIGRYNAEQSGKMTNEYGLIKRMNFTFLGSFLTVMLISYLRLQKLFPKTPVSLLGNLLGLPVYRYSSPAITDGDSSTKGYIKVDALTAQPGTRFPHLWIMHKEEKISTLDLLGKGFVLFTGIDNIYWKQAVMAVNKELDITLYSIGDNADLIYTDKPIQDTLQIADTGAVLVRPDGFVTWRCKEQTAASPEKLSAVLKQILGC; the protein is encoded by the coding sequence ATGGAATTACATAAAAAGGTACCCGTATTAATAGTTGGTGGCGGAATTTCTGGCTTAACGGCGGCCTTATTTCTTTTAAAACATGGCGTTACCCCGTTATTGGTTGAACGGCACCGGTCAACCTCAATTCATCCCCGGGCCAGGGGCTTTGATGTACGCAGCATGGAGCTTTACCGCGAACTTGGGTTAAGCGAGCCGATACGCAAGGCCGGCGAAGCCCTGGCACCAGGTTGGGGAATCCTCACCGGCGTTTCGCTGGCAATTGCCTTAAAAAACAAAAAACCAAGAAAAGGTGAGGCTGTCAGTTCGCCCAGTGAAATGAAGGGATTGGGGCAGCTGAAAAAACTTAGTCCCGAAATGGCGGCACGCTGCACCCAAGACCTGTCAGAACCTATATTGCTGCAAGCTGCGGAAGAAAGGGGAGCGGAAACATGCTTCCACACCCAACTGCTCTCGTTTACACAAAATGAAGACGGGGTAACAGCCATACTCAGAAACAGGGATACGGGTGAACAGCAAACCATACAGGCAGATTATATGATAGCTGCCGATGGCGCCAATAGCAGTATCCGCGAAGTTTTAAAGGCCGAAACCACTGGCCCAGGTGCATTAGGGAACTTACTGAATATTTATTTTGAGGCTGATCTTACCGATTTTGTGCGCGGCCGCGAATTTAGTTTGTTAAGAATTGACGATGCCGGCATAAAAGGTTTACTGGCATCCATCAACAACAGCGACCGGTGGGTATTTCATCTGCACTATGATGTAACTAAAGGAGAACGCCCTGAAGACTTCACCCATGAGCGTGTTATTACCATTTTACAAAAAGTAATTGGTTTGCCGCAAATAAGTATCAGGATCGTCAGCATATTACCCTGGCAGCCGACAGTAAAGGTGGTAACCGAAATGCAGCATGGTCGCATATTTTTGGCCGGCGATGCTGCCCATGTCATGACGCCCTATGGCGGCAAAGGGGCCAATACCGGTGTGCAGGACATACATAACCTTGCCTGGAAACTGGCGGCCGTTATACAAGGAAAAGCAAACCCGGCCCTGTTGCATACTTACAGTACCGAAAGGCAACCGATAGGCCGGTACAATGCGGAGCAATCCGGCAAAATGACCAACGAATATGGGCTGATAAAACGTATGAACTTTACGTTTTTGGGCTCATTTCTAACCGTAATGCTCATCAGCTATCTGCGGCTTCAAAAATTATTCCCCAAAACTCCTGTTTCGCTTTTGGGTAACTTGCTCGGTTTACCCGTATACCGGTACTCGTCGCCAGCCATAACCGACGGCGATTCTTCCACCAAAGGCTATATTAAAGTTGATGCGCTTACAGCTCAACCCGGCACCCGGTTTCCGCATTTATGGATAATGCACAAAGAGGAAAAAATATCCACTCTCGATCTCCTCGGAAAGGGTTTTGTATTGTTTACCGGCATTGATAATATCTATTGGAAACAGGCGGTTATGGCTGTAAACAAGGAGCTGGACATAACTCTATACAGTATTGGCGACAATGCTGATCTGATTTACACCGATAAACCCATTCAGGATACCCTACAGATTGCTGATACCGGAGCCGTGCTGGTAAGGCCCGATGGTTTTGTGACCTGGCGGTGCAAAGAACAGACCGCGGCATCTCCGGAAAAACTCTCTGCGGTTTTGAAACAAATACTGGGTTGTTAA
- a CDS encoding alkaline phosphatase family protein yields the protein MLKKSTAIILQALAVLFITTGANAQSKSKATKTIIVFFDGLRPDYITPEAMPNLYAFSKQGSYGKQHHSVYPTVTRVNSSAYSTGSYPAKTGLMGNTVYFPEVDKLKGLNTGEAEALNLISKATKGKLLTATPLGELLQAAGKHMMVFSSGSTGQALLQNHKVSGGAIVNPSMILPESFKNTVVDAVGPIPEHGKPNTAQHKWVADALIHFGLAADGPEVSAIWFSDPDGTAHEDGIGAETSMASIKSVDHEFGRILDSLKSKHLDKNYNIIISADHGFISHAGGGSNVVSLLIAKGLKKDILSDDVVMADGAIYVKNHDKETIKKIVAVLQEQKNVGPVFTKGTKKGDLKGWVEGTLSFESIHWDHPTRSGDILTGGNWDDRKNKFGYAGTSFSGGVAGHGGFSPYEVHIALLASGPDFKKSYESELPTSNVDIAPTVLHLLHLPVPPQMDGRVVYELLNEKAPATAPSKATKDIVETEVKSSWGTYKLMLHRTLLGKYIYTDYTSVTRELK from the coding sequence ATGCTCAAGAAATCAACAGCAATAATACTGCAAGCTCTTGCAGTACTTTTTATAACAACAGGTGCAAATGCGCAGTCGAAATCTAAAGCTACCAAAACAATCATAGTTTTCTTTGACGGCCTGCGGCCCGATTACATTACTCCTGAAGCAATGCCGAATTTGTACGCGTTTAGCAAACAAGGCTCATATGGCAAGCAACATCACAGTGTGTACCCAACAGTAACCCGTGTAAATTCATCGGCATATTCAACGGGGAGCTATCCGGCAAAAACCGGCTTGATGGGTAATACCGTGTATTTTCCTGAAGTGGACAAACTGAAAGGGCTAAACACCGGCGAAGCTGAGGCGCTGAACCTCATCAGCAAGGCTACAAAAGGAAAACTGCTTACGGCTACGCCACTGGGTGAGTTGCTGCAGGCCGCAGGCAAACACATGATGGTGTTTAGTTCGGGTTCAACCGGACAGGCTTTGCTGCAAAACCATAAGGTAAGCGGTGGCGCTATTGTTAATCCGTCAATGATACTGCCCGAATCGTTTAAAAATACCGTTGTAGATGCAGTAGGTCCAATTCCCGAGCATGGAAAACCCAATACCGCCCAGCACAAATGGGTAGCCGACGCGCTGATACATTTTGGTCTGGCAGCCGATGGCCCTGAAGTAAGTGCTATCTGGTTTTCAGACCCTGATGGTACCGCGCATGAAGATGGTATAGGTGCCGAAACTTCTATGGCTTCCATTAAATCTGTTGATCATGAGTTTGGGCGGATCCTGGATTCATTGAAAAGCAAACATTTGGATAAAAACTATAACATCATTATTTCGGCCGATCATGGTTTTATAAGTCATGCTGGCGGTGGCAGCAATGTGGTAAGTTTGCTGATTGCTAAAGGTTTGAAAAAAGATATATTATCGGACGATGTAGTAATGGCCGATGGCGCTATTTATGTAAAAAACCACGATAAAGAAACCATAAAAAAGATAGTAGCTGTTTTACAGGAGCAAAAAAATGTTGGTCCGGTGTTTACAAAAGGTACAAAAAAGGGCGATTTGAAAGGTTGGGTCGAAGGAACACTTTCGTTTGAATCCATCCACTGGGACCACCCCACCCGCTCGGGAGATATATTGACCGGAGGTAACTGGGACGACCGCAAAAATAAATTTGGCTATGCGGGTACAAGTTTTTCGGGCGGTGTTGCAGGTCACGGCGGTTTTAGTCCGTACGAGGTACATATCGCTTTACTTGCCTCAGGGCCCGATTTTAAAAAAAGTTATGAAAGCGAACTGCCAACTTCAAATGTTGATATAGCCCCCACGGTATTGCATTTGCTGCACCTGCCTGTACCTCCGCAAATGGATGGACGGGTAGTGTATGAACTGTTAAATGAAAAGGCACCTGCAACCGCTCCTTCAAAAGCAACAAAAGATATTGTAGAAACCGAAGTAAAAAGCTCTTGGGGAACTTACAAGCTGATGCTGCACCGTACCCTATTAGGGAAATACATTTATACCGATTACACCAGCGTAACACGGGAGTTAAAGTAG
- a CDS encoding gamma-glutamyltransferase family protein: MKHLSVLLLIVIFALPLSAQQTQKPMLYGSSWMAVTGKPMAATAGAMIFQQGGNAVDAACAMLAATCTMWDTLSWGGETQALIYDPKTHKVIAINAMGFAPTGATVAYFKGKGYNFPPEYGPLAATTPGTPGGLIYMLIHYGKLSLKQVLAPAMHMAAGYAIEAQAANTMERDKEMLKQWPYSKKVFLTHPGEKREAPEPGEIFVQKDLLTTLTKMVDAETAALKKGKSREAALMAAYDRFYKGDIAKEFVRGSQEQGGLITMQDLAKWKPAEEEPLMINYKGIDVYKLQQWTQGPAMLQALNILENFDLKSMGYNSSKYIHTLYQAMNLSFADRDFYYGDPYTNKGQPMKGLLSKEYGKQRAALIQYNNNDAHIGPGDPYPFEGKQNPYINLLKQRGFEMDTTKRNFAPTHDLGNNSPKEEYQDRLWRGTTSIEAADKEGWVVSVTPSGGWLPACIAGNTGIGMSQRMQSFVLDSALNPFNVVAPGKRPRVTLSPSLFLKDGKPFLSAAVQGGDTQDQNLLQFFLNVAEFGMTVQKATEAANFNTNQLWLSLGGTKTSDREPKPGQILLNNNTPESVRNDLKKMGYTLSFADRTSGPINAVYFDWKHGSLWGGSSNHGEDYGIGW; encoded by the coding sequence ATGAAGCATCTGTCGGTATTACTCCTCATCGTTATTTTTGCACTTCCCCTATCTGCTCAGCAAACGCAAAAGCCCATGTTGTACGGAAGCAGCTGGATGGCTGTTACCGGTAAACCAATGGCTGCCACAGCGGGCGCCATGATTTTTCAGCAAGGCGGCAATGCGGTTGACGCGGCCTGCGCCATGCTTGCCGCCACCTGTACCATGTGGGATACCTTAAGTTGGGGTGGGGAAACACAGGCGCTCATTTACGATCCTAAAACGCATAAAGTAATTGCCATTAACGCCATGGGCTTTGCACCTACCGGCGCTACCGTTGCCTATTTTAAAGGCAAGGGATATAATTTCCCTCCGGAATATGGGCCGTTGGCAGCAACTACACCCGGTACACCCGGCGGCTTGATATACATGCTTATTCATTATGGCAAGCTGAGCCTTAAACAGGTGCTGGCACCAGCCATGCACATGGCAGCGGGCTATGCTATTGAAGCGCAGGCGGCCAATACTATGGAACGCGATAAGGAAATGCTTAAACAATGGCCTTACAGTAAAAAAGTATTTCTTACCCACCCCGGCGAAAAACGGGAGGCACCCGAACCCGGTGAAATTTTTGTACAAAAAGATCTGCTGACAACCCTTACCAAAATGGTTGATGCAGAAACAGCTGCGCTAAAAAAAGGAAAAAGCCGAGAAGCCGCGCTGATGGCAGCTTATGATCGTTTTTATAAAGGCGATATAGCCAAAGAGTTTGTACGCGGCAGCCAGGAGCAAGGGGGACTGATCACCATGCAGGACCTGGCCAAGTGGAAACCTGCGGAGGAAGAACCGTTGATGATAAATTATAAAGGAATTGATGTTTATAAATTACAACAATGGACACAAGGCCCGGCGATGTTGCAGGCGCTGAACATCCTGGAGAATTTTGATCTGAAAAGTATGGGATATAACAGTTCAAAATATATCCATACCCTTTATCAGGCCATGAACCTTTCGTTTGCCGACCGTGATTTTTATTACGGCGATCCTTATACAAACAAAGGCCAACCTATGAAAGGTTTGTTGAGTAAGGAATACGGGAAACAACGGGCCGCGCTTATACAGTACAATAATAACGATGCGCATATTGGTCCGGGTGATCCATATCCTTTTGAGGGAAAGCAAAACCCTTATATCAATCTATTGAAACAACGGGGTTTTGAAATGGATACCACTAAACGGAACTTCGCGCCTACGCATGATCTGGGTAATAATTCGCCGAAAGAAGAATACCAGGACAGGCTTTGGAGGGGCACTACCTCTATTGAAGCGGCCGATAAAGAAGGCTGGGTGGTTTCCGTTACCCCAAGCGGTGGCTGGTTGCCGGCTTGTATTGCCGGAAACACCGGTATAGGTATGAGCCAGCGCATGCAAAGCTTCGTGCTCGACTCCGCGCTAAATCCGTTCAATGTGGTAGCGCCAGGTAAAAGACCGCGGGTAACGTTGTCGCCTTCATTGTTTTTAAAAGATGGTAAACCATTTTTATCCGCCGCTGTACAGGGCGGCGATACGCAGGATCAAAACCTTTTACAATTCTTTCTGAACGTTGCCGAATTTGGCATGACTGTGCAAAAGGCAACCGAGGCTGCTAATTTTAATACCAATCAACTATGGCTTTCACTCGGCGGGACTAAAACTTCGGACAGGGAGCCTAAGCCCGGACAGATATTATTGAATAACAACACGCCTGAAAGTGTGCGCAACGACCTTAAAAAAATGGGCTATACGCTAAGTTTTGCCGACCGTACCAGCGGCCCCATCAATGCGGTGTATTTTGACTGGAAACATGGCAGCCTTTGGGGTGGCTCCAGTAATCATGGTGAAGATTATGGCATCGGTTGGTAA
- a CDS encoding DeoR/GlpR family DNA-binding transcription regulator yields the protein MLANQRRDKILDLLKEDGSAKVTDLAKIFKVTEVTVRQDLEKLEKDGLLIREHGGAFLKNIKDQVSSFSVANHDNLDKKELIAAKCLEFIENGDTIILDSGSTTTEIAKKLKGNRHVTVITNALNIALMLGAEPDIEVIMTGGEFKPPTLSLTGQKAADFFKGINVQKLFLATAGLSLKAGLTYPSISDLVVKKAMIDAAETTYLVADSTKFGKSAFASLGALSLINYIITDNGVEENHKEVFRTHEIELIIAD from the coding sequence ATGCTTGCAAATCAACGAAGAGATAAAATTCTGGATCTTTTAAAGGAGGATGGCTCTGCCAAGGTAACCGACCTGGCTAAAATTTTTAAGGTAACCGAAGTTACAGTAAGGCAGGATTTAGAGAAGCTGGAAAAGGATGGCTTGCTGATACGTGAACATGGTGGCGCTTTTTTAAAGAATATCAAAGATCAGGTAAGTTCCTTTTCGGTTGCCAATCATGATAATTTAGATAAGAAAGAGCTTATTGCCGCCAAATGCCTGGAGTTTATTGAAAACGGGGATACCATTATTCTTGATTCGGGCTCTACCACTACCGAGATAGCTAAAAAACTAAAAGGTAACCGTCATGTAACCGTTATTACCAACGCTTTAAATATTGCGTTGATGCTGGGCGCTGAACCCGATATTGAAGTGATCATGACTGGCGGCGAATTTAAGCCGCCAACCCTGTCGTTAACGGGTCAAAAAGCAGCCGATTTTTTTAAGGGCATCAACGTGCAAAAGTTATTTCTGGCAACGGCGGGCCTTTCGTTAAAGGCCGGTTTAACCTATCCCAGCATCAGTGATCTGGTGGTTAAAAAAGCAATGATAGATGCGGCCGAAACCACCTACCTGGTAGCCGACTCTACCAAGTTTGGTAAAAGCGCGTTTGCCAGTTTAGGGGCCTTGTCGCTCATTAATTATATTATTACCGATAACGGTGTGGAAGAAAATCATAAAGAAGTATTCAGAACGCACGAAATAGAGCTGATTATAGCTGATTAG